AGCCACATGAACAGCTTTGTCCGTTTTAAATTAGCGCTCACAGAAGAAGACCCAACCATCAAATTATATGAGGAGAAATTGTGGGCCGAGCTTCCCGACGCAAAAAATATTCCAATAGAAAGCTCGATCAAATTGCTCGAAGGTCTACATGAACGCTGGGTTATTTTGTTGAAAAGTTTAACTGGCGAACAGCTTGAAAGAGGTTTTATTCATCCTGCGACCAAAAGGTTGATTTCTTTAAAGATCAATATTGGCCTCTATGCCTGGCATTGCAATCACCACCTGATGCACATTGTCAACGCCAAAAACCATTGATGGGCATCACATATCGCAATGATCATTTCACTTACAGTCAACAGATCATTGCGATAAATTTACTTTATTGCCGTCACCTTACGATAATGACATCGCCCATATAAAGGCCAACAAGCCAGCGGCGACCAGTCCAATAACACCCGATACCACAAAGGATAGGAAATAATATCCTACCGTCCGTGTCTGCTTCTTTATACGATGAACAATGCCTGCAGATAACGTATAAAGTGTTCCAAATCCAAAAAAAACAATCAGGATCAAGTCGATCAGAATGCCACTAAAATCTATATTTGCTGATGATAACATAATTTACTTTTTCTTTTTAAACAGTTTGCCAAAAAAGGACGAGCTAGCACCTGGGTCTTCAGACTGATTATCCCATTGCAATAAATCCAGTTCGATATCCAGTTCATTGTTTTTTGCAAAATCAAGCCAATGGACATATTTTTCCTGATTTCTAAATGTAGGATCATTCTTGTAATAATCCAATAAGCGAGCAGTGGCACTTTCGTAAACACCATAGTCGTTGGCTCGTTCAAAATAGTGGATCGCCTTTTTACTGTCCTTTTTAAATTTAAGTCCCTGATCATAGAGTAATCCATAATAAATATTGGAATAACTATTTTCTTTATCCCTTTTCAAATAAACCAATAGACGATCGTAATCCTCCAAACTGTAATAGATAGAAGCTATATTGCTATTGTTCTCAACTAATTTTAATTCAGCTTTCTGATAATAGCTGAGGGCTTTTTCCAGATCTTCTTCGACATAGGTTCCACTTGAATAAAAGTAGCCTAAATTGGACAAAGCATAGCCATTACCCAACTCTGCTCCTTTCATGTAGGCATTAAATGACTTTTCCAGGTCTTTTTTATAGCCGATGCCATACTGAAAGAGGTAGCCGATTGCATTCCATGCAGCGGAATAATCTTTTTGGGCCGCTTGTTCATAATATTGAATTCCTTTGTCCAAATCTAAAAAAGGATTGTCTTCGCTATCAGTATCCGTATAGATATTCCCCAATTCATGCATGCTGCTTTCATTATTCTGGTCAGCAGAAAAGGTAAAATAGCGTATCGCCATTTCGACATCGCCTTGTCGGCAACAGTCCAAGGCCATATGATATAGCGTATAACCATCATAACTGGATTCAAAATTATCGCCCTTCGCAGCCTTCCACCCTTCAAAAAAACGATTACATATTTCAAAATCTTCCCCAGACAATTGATCCAGCTTCTTCAGAAACTGACCATATTGATCTTCCTGAATTACTTCCACACCATCGTAGCCCTTTTTATACAACAGGTCACCTTGCAATAACATCAGATCCTGATAGTGATTAACGCTTGCACAAACATAATCGTAGGCGGAACTGAGCGTCCTTTCCACTGCGTCAAAATAGTAATATCTTCCCGCATGGTCTTTCAGAATAAAATAATCCATCACAGCAGCATATACAATTTTCACATAGTGCGTTGAGAGCGGGACCAGCCACACCTTTTCAGCAGCCTGATAAATTCCCCTCCCGGTTGCTGTTTCGATAATATAGCAATCCCAGGCGCCATTACCAAAATCAGTCCCCCCTTGAATGGACCGAATTGCCAAATCTTGCAGTACAAAGGCGCGGGCTTCCAGGTCATACAAACGGATGCCGCCGGAATCAGCAAAAAATAATGCGCTTCGGCCATTTCCGGCATTGAGTACAGCAACATCTTTGACCAAGATAGTTCCATCGGGAGACAAAACTGATTTTTTCTTTTTATTATTCAAATTGACTGCATAAAAATCAAACAGTAATTCGCTCAGTGCACTACTGGCAAAAGCGCCAAGCAAAATACCGCTATTGGAATAATAATGACGCAGTTTATTTCCCCCAATCTCTTGATAGATAAATCCATCATAATCAATTTCAAACGGTTTGTCCGCACCGGCAGCATTGAACAGCTGGCCTTGAGCATCGATGATATA
The DNA window shown above is from Sphingobacterium thalpophilum and carries:
- a CDS encoding SEL1-like repeat protein, encoding MAHRIYIYNTDKKDQDYFPHYLGEWNYVIPPLFLPLFAANPKAKGILVYSEKEPGVRKLRALYDLLIHEYGLNSDLLAMAAIGKLFDFLDGLPFDYFQLNASDVFNMSDVKHSQQAKDFAIEILEKNLLYEKAIEKQSLAELEFILVSAGYTSFLAMLELEWSNYGLGWWNRDAIDRLDNQFFEDQGLWGIRNAKGEVKVEASYQEIGTFECEGIAVIQKNELFGYLNRGGEEAISCVYSSAAPAQYGTGSTVGKVSLAKKYGLINVGNGEIIIPLEYDELEDFAYGYYQGKKDQQYYIIDAQGQLFNAAGADKPFEIDYDGFIYQEIGGNKLRHYYSNSGILLGAFASSALSELLFDFYAVNLNNKKKKSVLSPDGTILVKDVAVLNAGNGRSALFFADSGGIRLYDLEARAFVLQDLAIRSIQGGTDFGNGAWDCYIIETATGRGIYQAAEKVWLVPLSTHYVKIVYAAVMDYFILKDHAGRYYYFDAVERTLSSAYDYVCASVNHYQDLMLLQGDLLYKKGYDGVEVIQEDQYGQFLKKLDQLSGEDFEICNRFFEGWKAAKGDNFESSYDGYTLYHMALDCCRQGDVEMAIRYFTFSADQNNESSMHELGNIYTDTDSEDNPFLDLDKGIQYYEQAAQKDYSAAWNAIGYLFQYGIGYKKDLEKSFNAYMKGAELGNGYALSNLGYFYSSGTYVEEDLEKALSYYQKAELKLVENNSNIASIYYSLEDYDRLLVYLKRDKENSYSNIYYGLLYDQGLKFKKDSKKAIHYFERANDYGVYESATARLLDYYKNDPTFRNQEKYVHWLDFAKNNELDIELDLLQWDNQSEDPGASSSFFGKLFKKKK
- a CDS encoding YfiT family bacillithiol transferase, whose product is MQHELEKLRYPIGRFAIPDVIDKSLLNDWIKTIADFPARLKSEVGDLTDDVLEKRYRPEGWTIRQVVHHCADSHMNSFVRFKLALTEEDPTIKLYEEKLWAELPDAKNIPIESSIKLLEGLHERWVILLKSLTGEQLERGFIHPATKRLISLKINIGLYAWHCNHHLMHIVNAKNH